A window from Methylocystis sp. MJC1 encodes these proteins:
- a CDS encoding GNAT family N-acetyltransferase: protein MIDLVIQFFPMTAADEAQIEKLDERAFGPGRYARTAYRLREGVAPDLSLSFVARVGTLLVGANRMTNILVGDAPALLLGPLTVEPAFRSQGVGEKLMKHSLDAARAAGHGLVLLVGDLDYYSRVGFARAPRGKIVMPGPVDPDRLLYCELRPGAFEAASGRMRRA from the coding sequence ATGATCGACCTTGTCATCCAATTCTTCCCCATGACGGCCGCCGACGAGGCGCAGATCGAGAAACTCGACGAGCGCGCCTTCGGCCCTGGCCGTTACGCCCGCACGGCCTATCGCCTGCGGGAAGGCGTCGCGCCCGACCTGTCTCTGTCCTTCGTCGCGCGCGTCGGCACGCTGCTCGTCGGCGCCAATCGCATGACCAATATTCTCGTCGGCGATGCGCCCGCCCTTTTGCTCGGCCCGCTCACTGTCGAACCAGCGTTCCGCTCGCAAGGCGTTGGGGAGAAGCTCATGAAGCACTCGCTCGACGCCGCGCGCGCCGCGGGCCATGGGCTGGTGCTGCTCGTCGGCGATCTCGACTATTATTCCCGCGTCGGCTTCGCCCGCGCGCCGCGCGGCAAGATCGTCATGCCCGGTCCCGTCGACCCGGACCGCCTGCTCTATTGCGAATTGCGTCCCGGCGCTTTCGAGGCCGCGAGCGGCAGGATGCGGCGCGCCTGA
- a CDS encoding NUDIX domain-containing protein, with protein MRQHPPVAPAPTEASPEPTLRAWLVSRIITFGALFQRPMTLGVRGLVLDADDRVLLVRHTYVPGFYLPGGGVEGGETMLQALIRELEEEGGVHILGAPALHGVYLNRRISPRDHVALYVVRDFHCQGPRAPDHEIAEAGFFPLDALPSDTTPATRARIAEVVAGEPVSPYW; from the coding sequence ATGAGACAGCACCCGCCCGTTGCACCCGCGCCGACCGAGGCGTCCCCAGAGCCGACGCTGCGCGCCTGGCTTGTCTCGCGGATCATCACCTTCGGCGCGCTGTTCCAGCGGCCGATGACGCTCGGCGTGCGCGGCCTCGTCCTCGACGCCGACGACCGGGTGCTGCTCGTGCGCCATACCTATGTGCCGGGCTTCTATCTGCCGGGCGGCGGCGTCGAGGGCGGCGAGACGATGCTGCAGGCCCTGATCCGCGAGCTCGAGGAGGAAGGGGGCGTGCATATTCTGGGCGCGCCGGCGCTCCATGGCGTCTATCTCAACCGCCGCATCTCGCCCCGCGACCATGTGGCGCTGTATGTCGTGCGCGACTTTCACTGTCAGGGGCCGCGGGCGCCAGACCATGAAATCGCCGAGGCGGGCTTTTTCCCGCTCGACGCCCTGCCCTCGGATACGACGCCCGCCACCCGCGCGCGGATCGCGGAGGTCGTGGCGGGCGAGCCGGTCTCCCCCTATTGGTGA
- a CDS encoding metallophosphoesterase family protein, with protein MSFLLAHLSDAHIGPIPRPNLADLLGKRVTGYVNWLYKRAGQHDMGVLARLVTDMRAQAPDHVLMTGDIVNIGLPAEIALAKDWLATLGAAQEVSFTPGNHDAYVADVTKLVHEVFEPWTTSELTTPGFPYLRRRSGVALIGLDSGVPTAPFVASGRLGERQLAALGALLDETKAEGLTRIVFLHHPPHVGGARLLRGLDDAGAFEAVIARHGAELVLHGHNHKPSVAYIASSNGRTPVVGVASASARPGGHYPAAAYNLYAIERAGEALRINLRRRELNEAGEVVEAGAEELVQPAT; from the coding sequence GTGAGCTTCCTTCTCGCCCATCTCTCCGACGCCCATATCGGGCCGATCCCGCGCCCCAATCTTGCCGATCTGCTCGGAAAACGCGTCACCGGCTATGTGAACTGGCTTTATAAGCGCGCCGGCCAGCACGACATGGGCGTGCTCGCGCGGCTCGTGACGGATATGCGCGCGCAGGCGCCCGACCATGTGCTGATGACGGGCGACATTGTGAACATCGGCTTGCCGGCCGAGATCGCGCTCGCCAAGGACTGGCTCGCCACTTTGGGCGCGGCGCAAGAGGTGAGCTTCACGCCCGGCAATCACGACGCCTATGTGGCCGATGTGACGAAGCTCGTGCACGAGGTCTTCGAGCCCTGGACGACCAGCGAATTGACGACGCCGGGCTTTCCCTATTTGCGCCGGCGCTCGGGCGTCGCGCTGATCGGGCTCGATTCCGGCGTGCCGACCGCGCCTTTCGTCGCCTCCGGCCGGCTGGGGGAACGACAGCTCGCGGCGCTCGGCGCCTTGTTGGATGAGACTAAGGCCGAGGGGCTGACGCGCATCGTATTTTTGCATCATCCGCCCCATGTCGGCGGCGCGCGCCTGCTGCGCGGGCTCGACGACGCCGGGGCGTTCGAGGCGGTGATCGCCAGGCATGGCGCCGAGCTTGTGTTGCACGGCCATAATCACAAGCCGAGCGTCGCTTATATCGCCAGCTCCAACGGCCGCACGCCGGTCGTCGGCGTCGCGTCGGCCTCGGCGCGGCCGGGCGGCCATTATCCGGCGGCCGCCTATAATCTCTACGCCATAGAGCGGGCGGGCGAGGCTCTGCGCATCAACCTGCGACGCCGCGAATTGAACGAAGCGGGAGAAGTCGTCGAGGCAGGCGCCGAGGAGCTGGTTCAGCCCGCGACATAG
- a CDS encoding septal ring lytic transglycosylase RlpA family protein: MLIGAVALVALTGGAEAGWVGKASYYKLGGRTASGGHVGAYTAAHRTLPFGSKVRVTNLVNNRSVVVTINDRGPFRGGRVIDVSATAADALGFRSAGVAHVKVEPVSTVAEAQ, translated from the coding sequence ATGTTGATTGGAGCCGTCGCGCTGGTTGCGTTGACCGGCGGCGCCGAAGCAGGTTGGGTTGGCAAGGCTTCTTATTATAAACTTGGTGGACGCACCGCGAGCGGCGGCCATGTCGGCGCCTATACGGCGGCCCATCGCACGCTGCCCTTCGGCTCGAAGGTGCGGGTTACCAATCTCGTGAACAATCGATCTGTCGTCGTGACCATCAACGACCGCGGGCCCTTTAGAGGCGGTCGCGTGATCGACGTCTCCGCCACCGCCGCAGACGCGCTGGGCTTCCGCTCGGCGGGCGTCGCCCATGTGAAGGTGGAGCCGGTCTCGACCGTCGCCGAGGCGCAATAA
- a CDS encoding GH36-type glycosyl hydrolase domain-containing protein: MATTHGESETGVALVERVLFGLAFAAVAALEASGGPTHLLIAGFFAAASLYLLRPARETNRQAANFAVDFAAVGVFAALCDRSGVLWRAPETLEQLFRFSPVGAGAAALAYLGGAIALTARSRMRLRGALFLLPFLFSLLIALGSPPVTQIGAALFLGLEVPEPVAKIAARTLALFLLNEAVVIGVPLALGRFLPRQWRPHGILFASAFIASLTPFIATAVSQFVAPYVPAPIAAIAAAIAEGLAQAGLWGETYLVTQAIAGLLRATPSLSVVVYQDWKTGAEKGAVYGFAFIGLLLVAGLVVSFPPAVTAIAYSGPIGGAIIGAALYPLARTIVESTDSTSPFFGRLREAYRSEANFARGAVVGAAVAIAVMVDLPSASASNRFLFGAAVGVLAYAGVDLAFDLAALMRDRRQHFRSWRVYTLAALLGASVAGAIAWYFDADQLGTVVRKFFAYVSLDYAADGRPLNAYVVRPLFSKWGATDLGVVDGGVRLLYDESLSGVIQWVFAAPLFSINLFFLTALVKRSLQPLRQLASWEGLDMLVENAVRVLRWGLWMAPVIYSFLKATPDPTWYNQDGLIRTGVATWMSYVLPDNEFRSWSLDIFTALLAYDVIRVLIWFDHMGLRVATLVNLSFVGGDALDEHAARFVGKQQVSRSIPEGIRRFGTWAPLLLPFYIPRGAEWDKAWNAAEQMAGSRPPSYTYLVGGYLAYAGFIALGLVLFLLTRLAQAQKIPLEGITGAGGAPGSRPLKLANGLMISEWFQDGQGAIRIEGVARGGPAIDLTRRPDDHAHPRGRFLFVREDGGQLWSVGEAPTRCPCACAQLTDAGENCLFFIAEQNGFVVEARVSLAPDEAVEIQHLKIVNLEQRPRKLMLASLREWVLNETAVELRDAAYNAIHVGTWYVKSLNAIFAQNRLLKGGARRQADRRLSPEVGFHAIAAGPDTKMTILGYEDVKSRFYGMGPTNAPDSLTDLGEAPRSPEDEGLLYGFEPCASLRVEIEIAPMGAAELVIVDGWAKDMGRATDSLARHLGLAPVAPEILDKALSRRRALMMPPPSAQQRYAFSDDGRSLTLAPGTPRPFAHVIANAVGQGCVLTNDGDIFSFSSNSRLNSFTPFRMGEGRMAPPGQMIYVYDLARTDPHSPTFVPLRRRDARYDVTFAPGSAVFRSERDNLELEMTVFVSPTEPIEFRLLKIRNKSDHERLLQIVPAMEVILAEIPTESLGAVESVIDDDVRSIYFRNPQNNFVKGWAFVTTSIPAEFAETSRRRFLGHESRNPYLPYMVEHGHPDAGAPAHERKVAAFSGSIDVAAGGEAVVVVALGQTTTIDEARRLASLARDPEFARAQLAASDAAWNEQLSVLRIETNRPDVDRLVNDWLPYQLLASRLWGRTGPAQRSGATGYRDQLQDVIPLVHLAPARARAQILLHARHQYLEGDACKWWHRAPNGGTGLADRTHSSDPHLWLPYVTIRYVKGTGDAAILDAVESFLEANPVPKDQEGEATVPLNSRDKDTLLGHCARAIDYTLDRFGAHGLPLVGSGDWDDGMHLVGAQGRGESVWLGFFLHGILVDIAPLFEAKGDGARAARYLARAEKLRAALAECWRGDRYVRDFADDGRELSPMSAMTAHWPTLTHAVDAARGREAIEKALAVLGRSNRILLVTPPFDEHSDPYPGRSAEYPPGVRENGGQYSHGVSWFVDALAKLGAQAKAEGDVKAAQELFAQAFESWIAISPISKLRTPAEADVYGLPPHQQPADVYEGEGYEGRGGWSWYTGAAARMISAAYAMLGVEFESGELRLRADAFDPKGGLQLKSVSYKGKTFTKENSCGV, encoded by the coding sequence ATGGCCACCACCCATGGCGAATCGGAAACTGGCGTGGCTCTGGTCGAACGCGTTCTTTTCGGCCTCGCCTTCGCCGCCGTCGCGGCCCTCGAGGCGTCCGGCGGTCCCACGCATCTGCTGATCGCGGGCTTTTTCGCCGCGGCCTCTCTTTATCTTCTGCGACCAGCCCGAGAGACGAACCGCCAGGCCGCCAATTTCGCCGTCGATTTCGCGGCGGTCGGCGTCTTTGCGGCGCTCTGCGATCGTTCCGGCGTGCTTTGGCGCGCACCCGAGACGCTGGAGCAGCTCTTCCGCTTCTCACCCGTGGGCGCCGGCGCTGCCGCGCTGGCCTATCTTGGCGGCGCCATCGCGCTGACAGCGCGCTCGCGCATGCGGCTGCGCGGCGCGCTCTTTCTGTTGCCCTTCCTGTTCAGCCTGCTGATCGCCCTCGGCTCGCCGCCCGTGACGCAAATCGGCGCGGCCTTGTTCCTGGGCCTCGAGGTTCCCGAACCGGTGGCGAAAATCGCGGCGCGGACACTCGCGCTGTTCCTGCTGAACGAGGCGGTCGTCATCGGCGTGCCGCTGGCGCTCGGGCGCTTCCTGCCGCGGCAATGGCGTCCGCACGGCATCCTATTCGCTTCCGCTTTCATCGCCTCGCTGACGCCGTTCATTGCGACGGCGGTCTCTCAATTCGTCGCGCCCTACGTCCCGGCCCCCATCGCCGCGATCGCCGCCGCTATTGCCGAGGGGCTGGCGCAGGCCGGTCTCTGGGGCGAGACTTACCTCGTCACTCAGGCGATCGCCGGCCTGCTGCGGGCGACGCCGTCGCTTTCCGTCGTTGTCTATCAGGACTGGAAAACCGGAGCGGAAAAGGGCGCGGTCTATGGCTTCGCCTTCATTGGATTGCTGCTCGTTGCGGGGCTCGTCGTCTCTTTCCCGCCGGCCGTGACCGCCATCGCCTATTCCGGTCCCATTGGCGGCGCGATCATTGGCGCGGCCCTTTATCCGCTCGCACGCACGATCGTGGAGAGCACGGATTCGACGTCTCCCTTCTTCGGGCGTCTGCGGGAGGCCTATCGGAGTGAGGCAAATTTTGCGCGCGGCGCCGTCGTCGGCGCGGCTGTGGCGATCGCGGTGATGGTCGATCTGCCGTCGGCCAGCGCAAGCAACCGGTTCCTCTTCGGCGCCGCGGTCGGCGTGCTCGCTTATGCCGGCGTCGACCTCGCCTTCGACCTCGCCGCACTCATGCGCGATCGCCGCCAGCATTTCAGAAGCTGGCGCGTTTACACGCTGGCCGCGCTGCTCGGCGCATCGGTCGCGGGGGCCATCGCCTGGTATTTCGACGCGGACCAGCTCGGCACGGTGGTGCGCAAGTTCTTCGCCTATGTTTCGCTGGACTACGCCGCCGATGGTCGGCCGCTGAACGCCTACGTGGTGAGACCGCTCTTCTCGAAATGGGGCGCGACTGATCTCGGCGTCGTCGACGGCGGCGTGCGGCTCCTTTACGACGAGTCGCTTTCCGGCGTCATTCAGTGGGTTTTCGCGGCGCCGCTCTTCTCGATCAATCTCTTCTTCCTGACCGCTTTGGTGAAACGCAGCCTCCAGCCGCTGAGGCAGCTTGCGAGCTGGGAAGGTCTCGACATGCTCGTCGAGAACGCCGTGCGCGTGCTGCGCTGGGGCTTGTGGATGGCGCCGGTCATCTATTCCTTCCTCAAGGCGACGCCTGACCCGACTTGGTACAATCAGGACGGCTTGATCCGCACCGGCGTCGCGACCTGGATGAGCTACGTCCTGCCGGACAATGAGTTCCGCTCCTGGAGCCTCGACATTTTCACGGCGCTCCTCGCCTATGACGTCATCCGCGTGCTGATCTGGTTCGATCACATGGGCCTGCGCGTCGCGACGCTCGTGAACCTCTCCTTTGTCGGCGGCGACGCTTTGGACGAGCACGCGGCGCGCTTCGTTGGCAAACAGCAGGTGAGCCGATCCATTCCCGAGGGCATTCGCCGCTTTGGCACATGGGCGCCGCTGCTTCTGCCGTTCTACATCCCGCGCGGGGCGGAATGGGACAAAGCCTGGAACGCCGCCGAGCAGATGGCGGGTTCGCGGCCGCCTTCCTACACTTATCTCGTGGGCGGCTATCTCGCTTACGCGGGTTTCATCGCCCTCGGGCTGGTGCTCTTCCTGCTCACGCGGCTGGCGCAGGCGCAGAAGATCCCGCTCGAGGGCATCACCGGGGCCGGCGGCGCGCCGGGTTCGCGGCCCTTGAAGCTCGCCAATGGCCTGATGATCAGCGAATGGTTCCAGGACGGGCAGGGCGCGATCCGCATCGAGGGCGTCGCGCGCGGCGGCCCGGCGATCGATCTAACACGGCGCCCCGACGATCACGCCCATCCGCGCGGGCGGTTCCTGTTCGTGCGTGAGGACGGCGGCCAGCTTTGGTCGGTGGGCGAGGCGCCGACGCGGTGCCCCTGCGCCTGCGCCCAGCTGACGGACGCCGGCGAGAATTGCCTCTTCTTCATCGCTGAGCAGAACGGCTTCGTCGTCGAGGCGCGCGTGTCGCTCGCGCCCGACGAGGCGGTGGAGATTCAGCATCTCAAGATCGTGAATCTCGAGCAGCGGCCACGCAAGCTCATGCTCGCCTCGCTGCGCGAATGGGTGCTGAACGAAACCGCGGTCGAGCTGCGCGACGCGGCCTACAACGCCATCCATGTCGGCACTTGGTACGTTAAGTCGCTGAACGCCATCTTTGCGCAGAACCGCCTGTTGAAGGGCGGGGCGCGGCGTCAGGCCGATCGCCGCCTCTCGCCAGAGGTTGGCTTCCACGCCATCGCCGCCGGGCCGGATACCAAGATGACCATCCTTGGCTATGAGGACGTCAAGTCGCGCTTCTACGGCATGGGGCCGACAAACGCGCCGGATAGTCTCACTGACCTCGGCGAAGCGCCGCGCAGCCCCGAGGACGAAGGCTTGCTCTATGGTTTCGAGCCCTGCGCGAGCCTGCGCGTCGAAATCGAAATCGCGCCCATGGGCGCCGCCGAGCTTGTCATCGTCGACGGCTGGGCGAAGGATATGGGCCGCGCCACGGACTCGCTCGCGCGCCATCTCGGGCTTGCGCCCGTTGCGCCGGAAATTCTTGATAAGGCGCTGTCGCGCCGCCGCGCGCTCATGATGCCGCCGCCGTCCGCGCAGCAACGCTACGCCTTCTCGGATGACGGTCGCAGCCTCACGCTTGCGCCAGGCACGCCGCGTCCCTTCGCCCATGTCATCGCCAATGCGGTGGGGCAAGGCTGCGTGTTGACGAACGACGGCGATATCTTCTCCTTCTCCAGCAATTCGCGCCTCAACAGCTTCACGCCCTTCCGCATGGGCGAGGGCCGCATGGCGCCTCCTGGGCAGATGATCTACGTCTATGATCTCGCCCGGACGGACCCGCACAGCCCGACCTTCGTGCCGCTGCGCCGACGGGACGCGCGCTATGACGTGACCTTCGCGCCAGGCTCGGCGGTCTTCCGCTCGGAGCGTGATAATCTCGAGCTGGAGATGACGGTCTTCGTGAGCCCCACGGAGCCGATCGAATTCCGCCTGCTCAAAATCCGCAACAAGTCGGACCACGAGCGATTGCTTCAGATCGTGCCGGCGATGGAGGTCATTCTCGCCGAAATTCCGACGGAGAGCCTGGGCGCGGTCGAGTCCGTCATCGACGACGACGTGCGCTCCATCTACTTCCGCAATCCCCAAAACAACTTCGTCAAAGGCTGGGCCTTCGTCACGACCTCCATCCCCGCCGAATTCGCCGAGACTTCGCGCCGCCGCTTCCTCGGCCACGAGAGCCGCAACCCCTATCTGCCTTACATGGTCGAGCACGGCCATCCGGACGCCGGCGCTCCCGCGCATGAGCGCAAGGTGGCGGCCTTCTCCGGTTCAATCGACGTGGCGGCGGGCGGGGAGGCGGTCGTCGTCGTCGCGCTCGGCCAGACCACCACGATAGACGAGGCGAGGCGCCTCGCGTCTCTCGCGCGCGATCCCGAGTTTGCGAGGGCGCAGCTGGCGGCAAGCGACGCCGCCTGGAATGAGCAGCTGTCCGTGCTGCGCATCGAGACCAACCGCCCCGACGTCGATCGCCTCGTGAACGACTGGCTGCCCTATCAGCTTCTCGCCTCGCGCCTATGGGGCCGCACCGGACCGGCGCAGCGCTCGGGCGCGACCGGCTATCGCGATCAGCTTCAGGACGTCATTCCGCTCGTCCATCTCGCGCCCGCGCGCGCCCGCGCTCAGATCTTGCTGCACGCCAGGCATCAATATCTCGAAGGCGACGCCTGCAAATGGTGGCACCGCGCCCCCAATGGCGGAACGGGCCTCGCCGATCGGACCCATTCCTCCGATCCGCATCTCTGGCTGCCCTATGTCACGATCCGCTATGTGAAGGGCACAGGCGATGCGGCGATCCTCGACGCGGTCGAGAGCTTCCTCGAAGCCAATCCGGTGCCGAAGGATCAGGAGGGCGAGGCGACCGTCCCGCTCAATTCGCGCGATAAGGACACGCTGCTCGGACACTGCGCGCGCGCCATCGATTACACGCTCGATCGTTTCGGCGCCCATGGCCTGCCGCTCGTCGGCTCGGGAGACTGGGACGACGGCATGCATCTCGTCGGTGCGCAGGGGCGCGGCGAGAGCGTGTGGCTCGGCTTCTTCCTGCACGGCATATTGGTCGATATCGCGCCGCTGTTCGAGGCGAAGGGCGACGGCGCCCGCGCGGCGCGCTATCTGGCGCGCGCCGAGAAGCTGCGCGCAGCTCTCGCAGAATGTTGGCGCGGCGACCGCTATGTGCGCGACTTCGCAGACGACGGCCGCGAGCTTTCTCCGATGAGCGCCATGACCGCCCATTGGCCGACGCTCACCCATGCCGTGGACGCGGCGCGCGGCCGCGAGGCGATCGAGAAGGCTTTGGCCGTGCTCGGCCGCTCCAACCGCATCCTGCTCGTTACGCCGCCCTTCGACGAACATTCCGATCCCTATCCCGGCCGCAGCGCGGAATATCCGCCGGGCGTGCGCGAGAACGGCGGACAATATTCGCATGGCGTCTCCTGGTTCGTCGACGCGCTGGCGAAGCTCGGCGCGCAGGCCAAGGCCGAGGGCGACGTAAAAGCAGCGCAGGAACTTTTCGCCCAGGCCTTCGAGAGCTGGATCGCCATCTCGCCGATCTCCAAGCTGCGCACGCCGGCGGAGGCTGATGTTTATGGATTGCCGCCGCACCAGCAGCCGGCCGACGTCTATGAGGGCGAGGGCTATGAGGGCCGCGGCGGATGGAGCTGGTACACGGGCGCCGCCGCGCGCATGATTTCCGCCGCCTATGCCATGCTCGGTGTGGAATTCGAGAGTGGCGAGCTGCGCCTGCGCGCCGACGCCTTCGATCCGAAGGGCGGGTTGCAATTGAAAAGCGTCTCTTACAAAGGCAAGACGTTTACGAAAGAGAACAGCTGTGGGGTATAA
- the zapE gene encoding cell division protein ZapE, which produces MKHPLVEGYDALVVERGLHPDVSQREAVKRLQALIDALAKPKKKPAGPLVRALRLLKREEQPRGLYLWGPVGRGKTMLMDLFFGMAPVEKKRRVHFHGFMFDVHDRLHRLRSEAASGVADPVTLVAQEIAAETRLLCFDEFAVTDIADATILARLFLTLLADGVVIVATSNVEPSRLYDGGRNRDLFLPFIAILQSRMDVLRLAAPIDYRARHGCTGEVYFAPADENAHAAMDALFLALAGARHGAPATIEVRRRTIFVPQAAGRVARLSFADLCGRPLAASDYMEMARRFDAIILDDVPVLAPEQRNEARRLITLIDVLYEAHVLLAISAAAAPDQLYDAPHGSEAREFERAVSRLGEMRASAYLDNCAAGKTLAKASRGGQSLTASTCTP; this is translated from the coding sequence ATGAAGCATCCTCTTGTCGAAGGCTACGACGCGCTCGTGGTCGAGCGCGGGCTTCATCCCGATGTTTCGCAGCGCGAGGCGGTGAAACGGCTGCAGGCGCTGATCGACGCGCTGGCCAAGCCCAAGAAGAAACCGGCCGGGCCGCTTGTGCGCGCCCTGCGCTTGCTCAAGCGAGAGGAGCAGCCGCGCGGCCTCTACCTATGGGGACCGGTCGGCCGCGGCAAAACCATGTTGATGGATCTCTTCTTCGGCATGGCGCCGGTCGAGAAGAAGCGCCGCGTCCATTTCCATGGCTTCATGTTCGACGTGCACGATCGGCTGCACCGGCTTCGCAGCGAGGCGGCGAGCGGCGTCGCCGATCCGGTGACGCTCGTCGCGCAGGAGATCGCCGCCGAGACGCGCCTGCTATGCTTCGACGAATTTGCTGTGACGGACATCGCCGACGCCACCATTCTGGCGCGGCTGTTTCTGACGCTCCTGGCCGATGGCGTCGTGATCGTCGCGACATCCAACGTCGAGCCGTCACGGCTTTACGACGGGGGACGCAACCGCGATTTGTTCCTGCCCTTCATCGCGATCCTGCAATCGCGCATGGACGTGCTGCGGCTCGCGGCGCCGATCGATTATCGCGCCCGGCATGGTTGCACGGGGGAAGTCTATTTCGCGCCCGCGGATGAAAACGCCCATGCCGCCATGGACGCGCTCTTCCTCGCCCTTGCCGGCGCGCGCCACGGCGCGCCAGCGACCATAGAGGTGAGACGGCGCACGATCTTCGTTCCGCAAGCCGCCGGGCGCGTCGCCAGGCTGAGCTTTGCGGATCTTTGCGGACGGCCGCTCGCGGCCTCGGATTATATGGAAATGGCGCGGCGCTTCGACGCCATCATTCTCGACGACGTGCCTGTTCTCGCGCCGGAGCAACGCAATGAGGCGCGGCGGCTGATCACGCTCATCGACGTGCTCTATGAGGCGCATGTGCTGCTGGCGATCTCCGCCGCTGCGGCCCCGGACCAGCTTTACGACGCCCCGCATGGGAGCGAGGCGCGCGAGTTCGAGCGCGCCGTCTCCCGCCTCGGGGAAATGCGCGCAAGTGCCTATCTTGATAATTGCGCCGCCGGAAAGACGCTTGCAAAAGCGTCGCGCGGCGGCCAGAGCCTTACGGCTTCGACATGCACTCCTTGA